In a single window of the Pelagibacterium sp. 26DY04 genome:
- a CDS encoding pseudouridine synthase — protein MSDKPQPPAGERLAKVIARAGVCSRRDAESWITAGRISVNGSPVKTPAFNVIESDTIAVDGKPIARRQPTQLWLYHKPAGLMVTEKDPEGRPTVFAEFDKLGLPRVLTVGRLDFNTEGLLLLTNDGGLKRTLELPATGWVRRYRVRAFGSITQEQLDGLAKGITVEGVDYGPIEAVLDSSTGSNVWLTVSLREGKNREVRNVLGALGLEVNRLIRLSYGPFQLGDLPAGSVEKVKTRVLKDQLGKRLTESSGADFDSESDEDPTQPRRRSPQKPESRATERDRFGGLRKRPESRGKPMRETEARTVHFDDGRPSQIVQMPAERRGKGEDRPFDRRGRDGDKPRRFKDDKAFSDRPRKNFSKPVRDRDEDGERPFNKGPRPDRGGETRPARGPRREGGDWGDRPKRKDTDRPLARRTAPGKSDKAFGDRPPRRGGDRPFSKGPRREGEEGRPSRGPRRDGDRPFSKGPRREGGDQVRPARGPRRDDDRPFSKGPRREGGERKGPPRGGKPSGPRPERPRRPRRSEDE, from the coding sequence ATGAGCGATAAACCTCAACCCCCCGCTGGCGAACGCCTCGCCAAGGTCATCGCGCGCGCCGGTGTGTGCTCGCGCCGCGATGCCGAGAGCTGGATCACCGCGGGCCGCATCTCGGTCAACGGCAGCCCGGTCAAGACCCCGGCCTTCAACGTCATCGAAAGCGACACGATCGCCGTCGACGGCAAGCCCATTGCCCGTCGTCAGCCCACCCAGCTCTGGCTCTACCACAAGCCCGCCGGGCTGATGGTCACGGAAAAAGACCCCGAGGGCCGGCCCACCGTGTTTGCCGAATTCGACAAGCTCGGCTTGCCGCGCGTTTTGACCGTCGGCCGCCTTGATTTCAACACCGAAGGCCTTTTGCTGCTCACCAATGATGGCGGCTTGAAGCGTACGCTCGAACTCCCTGCCACCGGCTGGGTACGGCGCTACCGCGTCCGCGCCTTCGGCTCGATCACACAGGAACAGCTCGATGGCCTGGCCAAAGGCATCACCGTGGAAGGGGTCGACTACGGCCCGATCGAAGCGGTCCTAGACAGCTCGACCGGCTCCAACGTCTGGCTTACCGTGTCGCTGCGCGAGGGCAAGAACCGCGAGGTCCGCAATGTTCTCGGCGCGCTCGGGCTTGAGGTCAACCGCCTGATCCGCCTATCCTATGGCCCGTTCCAACTCGGCGATCTGCCTGCCGGAAGCGTCGAAAAGGTCAAGACCCGTGTGCTCAAGGATCAGCTCGGCAAACGCCTCACCGAGAGCTCGGGCGCCGATTTCGATTCCGAATCCGACGAAGACCCCACACAGCCGCGCCGCCGTTCGCCGCAAAAGCCGGAAAGCCGCGCCACCGAGCGCGACCGCTTCGGCGGCCTGCGCAAGCGGCCCGAGTCGCGCGGTAAACCGATGAGGGAAACCGAGGCGCGTACCGTCCATTTCGATGACGGTCGCCCTTCGCAAATCGTGCAGATGCCCGCCGAACGCCGGGGCAAGGGCGAGGATAGGCCCTTCGACCGCCGTGGCCGCGATGGCGACAAGCCGCGCCGCTTCAAGGACGATAAGGCTTTCAGCGACCGGCCGCGCAAGAATTTTTCCAAGCCGGTTCGTGATCGCGACGAAGATGGCGAGCGCCCATTCAATAAGGGTCCGCGGCCCGACCGCGGCGGTGAAACCCGTCCCGCACGCGGCCCTCGCCGCGAAGGCGGAGATTGGGGTGATCGGCCCAAGCGCAAGGATACCGATCGCCCGCTGGCGCGGCGCACCGCGCCGGGCAAGAGCGACAAGGCTTTCGGTGATCGTCCGCCGCGCCGTGGTGGAGACCGTCCATTCTCCAAAGGGCCACGCCGTGAAGGCGAGGAAGGCCGGCCTTCACGCGGTCCGCGCCGTGATGGGGATCGTCCGTTCTCCAAGGGCCCGCGTCGTGAGGGCGGAGACCAGGTGCGCCCGGCCCGAGGGCCGCGTCGCGATGACGATAGGCCGTTTTCAAAAGGTCCCCGCCGCGAAGGTGGCGAGCGTAAGGGGCCGCCACGCGGCGGCAAGCCGTCCGGCCCGCGTCCTGAACGGCCGCGGCGTCCCCGCCGGAGCGAGGACGAATAG
- the rsmD gene encoding 16S rRNA (guanine(966)-N(2))-methyltransferase RsmD, producing the protein MRIVAGKFRGKQLDTPKSDDIRPTSDRVREAVFSIIGSRIGPNLDGLYVLDLFAGTGAMGLEAISRGAAHCVFVDTGIEARGLIRGHIESFGLGGQTKLLKRDAADLGPIERLRPADLVFCDPPYGKNLGEKAIASALAGGWVAAEALILIEEDKDVAIEAPVGTQIVDRRDYGGTAITFLERTG; encoded by the coding sequence ATGCGTATCGTTGCCGGCAAATTCCGCGGCAAACAGCTCGACACCCCGAAGTCGGACGATATTCGTCCGACTTCCGATCGCGTTCGTGAAGCCGTGTTCTCGATCATCGGCAGCCGCATCGGTCCCAATCTCGATGGCCTCTATGTGCTTGACCTCTTCGCGGGCACCGGCGCCATGGGGCTTGAGGCGATCTCGCGCGGCGCCGCGCACTGCGTATTCGTCGACACCGGGATCGAGGCGCGCGGTCTGATCCGCGGGCATATCGAGAGCTTCGGCCTGGGCGGTCAGACCAAGCTCCTCAAGCGCGATGCCGCCGATCTCGGCCCCATCGAACGCCTGCGTCCCGCAGATCTGGTCTTCTGCGATCCTCCCTATGGCAAGAACCTGGGAGAAAAGGCAATCGCCAGCGCCCTGGCCGGCGGCTGGGTCGCGGCAGAAGCCCTGATCCTCATCGAGGAGGACAAGGACGTGGCAATCGAGGCACCCGTCGGTACGCAGATCGTGGATCGCCGCGACTATGGCGGCACGGCCATTACCTTTCTCGAACGTACGGGCTGA
- a CDS encoding GNAT family N-acetyltransferase, with protein sequence MSRLAVKPVTRASWSDFEALFESKGAPSYCWCMAWRPIEDRTEATNADRKRTLKSFVDRRLPIGIVGYLEKEPVAWCSVAPRSTHVSLSKQQNDGEEGVWSVTCFFVRRAHRGTGLSGQMLDAAIAYAKKKGARIIESYPVDPESPSYRFMGFVELFEKRGFAEIGRAGTRRHIMRLTL encoded by the coding sequence ATGTCGCGATTGGCGGTCAAGCCCGTCACCAGGGCAAGCTGGAGTGATTTCGAAGCCCTGTTCGAGAGCAAGGGCGCACCGAGCTATTGCTGGTGCATGGCCTGGCGGCCGATCGAAGACCGGACAGAGGCCACCAACGCGGATCGTAAACGAACGCTCAAATCCTTCGTCGATCGGCGCCTCCCCATCGGGATCGTTGGATATCTTGAGAAGGAACCGGTCGCCTGGTGCTCGGTGGCGCCCCGTTCGACCCATGTTTCGCTGTCCAAGCAGCAGAACGACGGCGAAGAGGGCGTTTGGTCGGTGACCTGCTTTTTCGTGCGCAGAGCCCATCGCGGCACGGGTCTATCGGGCCAGATGCTGGATGCAGCGATCGCTTACGCCAAAAAGAAGGGTGCCCGGATCATTGAAAGCTACCCCGTCGATCCGGAGTCTCCAAGCTATCGTTTCATGGGATTTGTGGAGCTATTCGAGAAGAGAGGCTTTGCCGAGATCGGCCGGGCGGGGACGCGTCGCCACATTATGCGGCTGACCCTCTAA